One Xylanivirga thermophila DNA window includes the following coding sequences:
- the araA gene encoding L-arabinose isomerase, with translation MSDLKKYTFWFIPGGQDLYGEDVLKQVNNDSAKIANAFDNDPNIPGKVICKPVVRNSEEITNIIMEANNDSSCAGIITWMHTFSPAKMWIRGLSILQKPYLHINTQYNLSIPWDEIDMDFMNLNQSAHGDREHGFIGARMRLPRKVIVGHWTDDNVKKKIGSWMRSAIGVYESRTLKVLRFSDNMRDVAVTEGDKVETEIKLGWSVNHWGIGDLVCRMNEVTDAEIDEQIDRYLMNYEMATDNITSVRYQAKIEVAIRKMLEEGKFGAFTTNFQDLHGMAQLPGLAVQDLMKEGYGFGAEGDWKTAAMTRIIKQMSKDGTKGTAFMEDYTYNFEPGNEMILGAHMLEVCPSIADKKPRIEVYPLSIGGKDDPARLIFDGAEGSAIVVSLIDMGGRLRMIVNDIECVKPLKDMPRLPVARVTWKPLPNLTTSAEAWILSGGAHHSVLTYDVTASEMRDFAEILGIEFIHIDSNTNIDELKKEIFWNDIAWKLKSI, from the coding sequence ATGTCTGATTTAAAAAAATATACATTTTGGTTTATACCGGGGGGTCAAGACCTTTACGGAGAAGATGTATTAAAACAGGTAAATAATGATTCAGCAAAAATAGCTAATGCATTTGATAATGATCCTAATATACCTGGAAAAGTTATTTGTAAACCAGTGGTAAGAAATTCTGAAGAAATTACAAATATAATAATGGAAGCAAATAATGATTCCAGCTGTGCAGGAATTATTACCTGGATGCATACATTTTCTCCAGCTAAGATGTGGATAAGGGGACTTTCCATTCTTCAAAAACCATATTTGCACATAAATACACAATACAATTTAAGTATTCCATGGGATGAGATAGATATGGATTTCATGAACCTTAATCAGTCTGCTCATGGTGATAGGGAACATGGATTCATTGGGGCAAGAATGCGCTTGCCTCGTAAAGTAATTGTTGGTCATTGGACTGATGATAATGTAAAGAAAAAGATAGGTAGTTGGATGCGTTCTGCTATTGGTGTATATGAAAGTAGAACATTAAAAGTATTGAGATTTTCAGATAATATGCGTGATGTTGCTGTTACTGAAGGCGATAAGGTAGAGACAGAGATTAAATTGGGCTGGTCTGTAAATCACTGGGGTATTGGTGATCTAGTTTGTAGAATGAACGAAGTAACCGATGCAGAAATTGATGAGCAGATAGATAGATATCTGATGAATTATGAAATGGCGACTGATAATATTACTTCTGTTCGTTATCAGGCTAAGATAGAGGTTGCAATTAGAAAGATGCTTGAGGAAGGTAAGTTTGGAGCGTTTACTACAAATTTTCAGGACCTTCATGGGATGGCCCAGCTCCCAGGTCTGGCTGTGCAAGATCTAATGAAAGAAGGATATGGGTTTGGGGCAGAAGGAGATTGGAAAACGGCAGCTATGACACGGATAATAAAGCAAATGTCAAAGGACGGAACAAAAGGTACGGCATTTATGGAGGATTATACTTATAACTTTGAACCTGGCAATGAAATGATACTAGGTGCCCATATGCTTGAAGTATGTCCGTCAATTGCTGATAAAAAACCCCGTATCGAAGTATACCCCCTTTCTATTGGCGGTAAAGATGATCCTGCCAGGTTAATCTTTGATGGAGCAGAAGGTTCGGCCATTGTTGTTAGTTTAATTGATATGGGAGGGCGTTTGCGTATGATAGTTAATGATATAGAATGTGTTAAGCCTTTGAAAGATATGCCTAGACTACCAGTTGCTAGAGTTACATGGAAACCTCTACCCAACCTTACAACTTCTGCTGAAGCATGGATATTATCTGGTGGTGCCCATCACTCTGTACTTACTTATGATGTTACAGCGAGTGAAATGCGTGATTTTGCTGAAATTTTAGGTATTGAGTTTATACATATCGACTCAAATACCAATATAGATGAACTTAAAAAAGAAATTTTCTGGAATGATATTGCATGGAAATTAAAAAGTATATAA